The Coraliomargarita sinensis genomic sequence CCGAACGTGGTGATTATCTATCTCGATGATGCCGGTTACGCGGATTTTCATCCCTTCGGTACGCCACCGTATCCGACGCCGCATGTGGAAGCTTTGGCAGAGCAGGGACTGCAGTTGACGCAATTTTACGTGCCGACGGCAGTATGTTCGTCTTCGAGATCGAGCTTGTTGTCCGGTTGTTATGCCGGCCGGCACCGCGTCTTTGGCGCCCATGGGCCGGGTGGCCGCGGTTTGAACCCGAAGTTTACCACGATTGCGGAAATGTTGAAGGCTGAGGGCTATGCCACCGCCCACTATGGTAAGTGGCATTGCGGGGATCGTCCCGAAACCCGGCCTATGGCCCGTGGCTTCGACAGCTCCGCCGGATTAATGATTTCGAATGATATGTGGCGCTTCAATCCAGTTTGGGCGACGCGCGTAGGTAAGGGCCCCTTACCTTATTGGGAGGATGGCAAGATTGCGATTGAGGATGTCACCCCGCACGACCAGAAGTTTCTCACCAAGTGGGCAACTGATTCTGCAGTTAAATTCATCCGTAAGCAAAAAGAGCGGCCCTTCTTCTTGTACGTCGCCCACTCGATGCCCCACGTGCCGCTATATTGCAGCGACGCTTTTCTGGGGAAATCCGGGGCGGGCCTTTATGGCGATGTGATGATGGAAATCGACTGGTCGGTGGGGCAGATTAACCAGGCGCTGAAAGATGCCGGCGTGGCGCGGGAGACGATTGTGATCTTCAGTTCGGATAACGGCCCTTGGGATGAGTTCGGGAATCATGCCGGCAAGACGCCTTTTCGTGAGCACAAGGGAACAAGCTTCGATGGCGGAACCCGCTCGCCGACGATCATCAAGTATCCTGCCGGGCTGGAATCCGGCCTTGTTATCGACCGCCCTCTTCTTACCATCGATGTGTTGCCGACACTGGCGTACTTGACGGGCGCCAGCTTGCCGGATCACGAAATCGACGGCAAAAATGTCTGGCCGGTTTTGGCGGGTGATGAAGATACACCGCACCCGCATGAGTATTATGTTTTTGAATACGGCGGACGCCTTGAGGCGGTACTGAGTCCGGATGGGCGGTGGAAGATGCATCTGCCACATCCTTACCGCCATGTTCTGGAAGCGGGGAACGACGGTCTGCGCGGAACGACAACAACGCGGCGTATCGGCTGGGCGCTTTTCGATTTGGCTGAAGATCCCTACGAAACGACCAATGTGATGGAGCGCCATCCGGAGATCGTTGAGCGCCTCAAGGCTTATGCTGACGATCACCTCGCAAAATTCTATCAGGATAAATAACGCTGAAATCCGGCTTCGGATGCTTCTAGCGCCGATACTTTTTGATGAGATTTTTCGCCCGGGCCTTAAGTGCCGGATCCGCTTTGGTACGCTTGGAAAAACTCTCCAGCGCCTGCATCACCTCTTTTGAGGTGGGTAAATTGAGAATATAGCTCTCCTCCAAGTACTCCGCCAACCACTTTAGTGTAGCTTTCCTTTTTTCGGTGCTGGTATCGGGATCGAGCAAGCGTTCAATGGCACTATTTTCCTCGTCACTCATGAATCTACTTTAAATCTGGCCTTTTCTACAGGGCAAGCGTTCATGCGTGTTCCGCGCTATCGTTTTTTCTTTCTGGCCGGATCGGTTCTTGTCAGCATGCCGGGAATGACCGGTGTGGGGCAACAGTCGAAGCGGTTCGCGGCAGGGTGGTACGTCGTCATTGGTATTCTGCTTTTTTCCCTGTTGTTGGCAGGTGAGGGCTACCCTTGGCTGGTTTTATGGCCAAGTGGAGTCGCCTTAGTAATCGTCTTCCTATTGCGCCGGGCCTTTGCCGGTTTGCTACTTGGGGCAGTTTCTGGTGCGCTCTTGCTGGCCGGAGGCGATGTCCTGGAAGCGCTTCGGATTGCCGTGGTAGATCTATTTCTGCCCATTTTTCAGTCGGACTGGAAGCTCAGTGCCATTTTATTTACCTTGATCCTTGGAGGATTCGTGGCGCTGGTCGAAGCGGGCGGTGGCCTGTTTGGTTTGTTGCATCTGGCCCTGAGGCGCAGCGGCGAGTCGCGGGTCGGAGTGCAGTTGAGCATCGTGGGTTTCGGCCTGCTGGTATTCTTTGACGGTCTCGCCAACACCATGCTGATCGGACGGCTCATGCGTTCCGTTTCGGACCGCTTTGGTATCTCGCGTGTCAAGCTGGCCTACCTGTCCGATGTCACAGGATCGGCAGTGGCCTGTGTTGCCTTTATTTCCACCTGGATTGCATTTCAGCTCTCAATGATTCGGGAAGGCTACGCCGAGGTCGGCTTGGAAGTCAGTGCGTATGCTCTCTTTTTCAAATCACTTCCGGCGAATTTCTACTGTTGGTTCGCTCTCATCACGGTACTGGTTTGTATTCTTCGTGATTTTAACCCCGGGCCGATGGGGGCGTATGAACGCGAGGCGGCGGGCAAGCCGAAAAGGGAGATTACTTCCGATGAAAGTGATGACAATCATGTCAGCCACTGGGGCATCGCAGTCGTGCCCATACTTGTGTTGGCACTTTCCATTCCGATCATGAGCTATCTGATTGGAGCCGAGAGCTGGTGGCCCGTGAATCTTTTAAAATTTGCGCAGGCTTATGCCGCTGCGGAGAGCCATGTGCCGCAGATTATGGTCGCCTCCTGTCTACTCGCAGCCGTCGTGGCGGGTATCACCTATGCACTGGCCCACTCTCGTCGAGCGGATGCCCGTATTGTCAAGAAAGGCGCATTTCGAGTCTTTCTTTCCGGTGTGCGCGACATCTCCGGTCCGGTTTGCATTCTTCTAGCGGCCTGGATGTTGGGGCGGGCCATCGCTGAGTTGGGTGCTGCCGATCTGATCGCGGGTTTACTGTCAGGTAATTTTCCGCCGGCCTTTTTCCCGCTAGCGGTCTTTCTGACCGGCGCTATTATCTCCTTTACCACCGGTACATCCTGGGGGACCATGGCCGTGCTCATGCCGCTGGCCATCCCCGTGGTCTTTTCACTGGCCGGGGGCCCGGTGGATTACACCACCACGGAACCGCTGGTTGTTGCCAGTATCGCGGCAGTTTTTAGCGGTGCGGTCTTCGGGGACCATTGCAGCCCGTTTAGTGATACCACGATAGTGGCATCCATCGCGTCCGGTGTCGAACCGGTCGACCATGTCCGCACGCAGTTGCCTTTCGCTTTGCTGGCAGCTCTGGTTGCTGGAATTGTCGGGTTTCTGCCCCTTGGGTTTGGGGTTTCACCGTTCCTTTCCCTTTCGGCCGGAGCAGTGCTTCTTTTCATCATACCCTGCTTTTTCTCCCGTCGGCTCGCATCCCGAGGTGAATTTTAGACTCCGGTCTTTGGAAGGGGCACTGAATCGTAAACGATTACCTTTTCCCAAAGATCTTTGCAGGCCTCGACAAATACGACGTGGGCCGATTCGGTCTGGTACTTTTCCTGCGCCTCAGCGGACTCGAAACTTAAAATCAGAGAGTAGGTGAAGGAATCATCCACCACGTCGCGAGTGGCCTTGGGTGCGATGCCAACGAAACGTGTCTTCGCGTATTTCGAGTCCTGCATGAATTGCTTCACCGCGGCTTCAAATTTGGCGCGATCGGATTCACTTTTTGGATTCTTCAACCAGAAATAGACGACATGTGTAAATGTCGGATCAAATTCATTGCTTTCAGCTGGATCGGCGTAGCCGCTGGCCGGAAAAATGAATGCAAATAAAAGTGCCGAGAGTAAAAATTGTTTCATAGGGTCGAATATTCTGCGGGAAACTGCCTGCCCGCAAGTTTTCAGGAGAAAAATCCATCCAAGACGTTCTTACCGATGACTCGGCCGCTTTCCTGTTCGGTGTGGGCTGTCTTGAGGTTTTCCACATTCAGTTGACCCAGATTCTTCGTGACGGTGCTGACGAGCCGGCCCTCGTCGAGCAAGCTGGAGACACGGTTGAGGAGCTCATGTTGTTTTTCCATGTCGGGGGTTTGGTGCATCGGCCGAGCAAACATGTACTCCCAACTAAAGCTGAGCGACTTTGGTTTAATTGCGTGGATGTTCAAAGTCTTCGGATCGTCGATGAGTGCGATATGGCCACGCGGCTGAATCAATTCAACAATCGCATCAAAGTGGTCCTCCGAACCGTTCAGAGAGGCAACATATCGTGGTACGGTTCCTAGTTTCTGCATTTGCTCCGTCAAAGACTCGTGATGGTTGATCACATGGTCGGCGCCCATTTTTTTGACCCATTCAACCGTTTCCGGACGTGAGGCGGTTGCGACGACCTTCAGGTCGGTGAGCTTCTGGGCTAACTGGGTCAGAATCGAGCCGACACCGCCGGCAGCGCCAATGATAAGCAATGCTTCATCGGTGCCGCCGCCCTCGCTCAGCCCGAGCGAATCAAACAGCAGTTCCCAAGCGGTGATTGCGGTAAGAGGCATGCCTGCCGCTTCGGCAAATCCAAGCGACCGGGGCTTATTTCCCACGATGCGCTCATCCACGGCGTGAAACTCTGCGTTGGTGCCTTGGCGCGTAATGTCACCCGCGTAAAAGACTTCGTCGCCGACGTGAAACAAACTTACTTCGCTGCCCGTCTCCCTTACGATCCCCGCCGCGTCATAGCCGATGACTTTACTCTCGCCTTCGGCAGGGCCCATCTGTGGACGAGTCCGGACTTTAACGTCCACCGGATTGACGGAGATACCCCTGACTTCGACCAGCAAATCCCTCGGTCCTAGGTCCGGCTTCTCGGCTTCAAGTTCAATTAGCGAATCAGGGGCACTGATCGGTCCGGTTTTCCTGTATCCTATAGCTTTCATGTCTTTTTTATCGGATGCAATTGCATCGAAAGTAGAACTGTTACATAAGATAGATCCTGTCGCAAATGCAACGCCCGGGCGGATCCCTTAAAACTTTTCCCTCCGCTACCCGTTGAGGCGGTTGACGAAGCTAAACCGGCGTTTAGTTTAGGAATGGCCGTCGGAACATGCCTGCGCACCAAAGCAAAACCCCAAAAGCGATGTCTTCTTTAACACCTGAATTCTTCCAAAGTGATCCCGTCGACTGTGCCCGTGATTTGATCGGTTGCCACTTGGGTTGGGGAGATTGTTCCGGAAGAATCGTTGAGACCGAGGCGTATCACGCTATTGGCGACGAGGCCTGCCATACTTTCATGCGGCCGTCGACGCGTCAGTTTGTCGACGAACACAAAGCCGGTGACGCTTATGTCTATCTGAACTATGGGGTGCACTGGCTCTTCAATATCGTGGTCAAAGGACCGGAGGGGGACGGTTTTGTTCTGCTTCGCGCATTGGAGCCCGTACAGGGCATCAAAGCGATGCGGCAACGGCGTGGGAATTTTCCTGACAAACTGCTGATGGCAGGTCCCGGCCGGCTCACTCAGGCGATGGGAATCGGCGGCGAGCATCACGGTCGCAGCTTTTTGGAGTGCGGGTTGGGGCAATTGGAAGCAGGCAGTGCGAGCGCCGTTGTCTCCGGGCCGCGAATCGGAATTTCCAAGGCGACAGAGTTAAACTGGCGCTTCGGTGATTCCGGTTCGAATTGCCTGAGCAGAAAGTTTCCCTCTGTCAGCTGAATGAGCCTCGGCGTGCTTTTAATCCAAGCGGATCCCCGAGTTGATCTCGTTTTGCTCAATAGAAGCTTCGCGTTCGCTGAGGTTGTTTAGCTTTTCGATCAATGTACTTTCAGCTTTTTCCACATCACGTGCACGCTCTTCCAGTTTGCGGTTTTCCTCTTCCAGTTTACGCAGCTTTGCCTCCAGTGTCTCCTCGCGTCCGTCAGTGCTGTGACTAATGGGCTGTCCGGTATCGGCTGCCGTTGTTTGTAAAAGTTCTCCCTTGAGCTGGTTAAGGTCCGTTTTCTGGGATTTGAGAATCTGTTGATCCTCGAGCAGTTGCTTTTTGAGAGATTCCAGCTCGGCTTCTTTAGCCTTCAGGGCAGCTTCGCGCTTGCGGAGTAATTCGCTGTCGGCGGCATTCTGCGACCCGTCCAGGGTGCCGGCTTTAACATCGAGATTCTCGCGCATCTGCTCCAGTTCAACTTGTACCGTCTCGACCTCGCTAAGCCGGTTGATGACGATTTCTTCCGCATCGTTCAGTTCCTTGTCGCGCCGCTTTAATTCACGGCGCTCCGATTCAATACGGGCCTTTTCGTGTGAGATTCGTTTTTGTTCCTCTGCCATGCTCTTCTCCCGCTCAAGCATGAGTTTTTTCTGCTCTTCGATGTAGCGGCGTTCGGAAGCGGTGAGTTTTCGTTCCGGCTTGCTTTTCGGCTGGGCCAGATCGATGCCACTCTTGATGAAGCAGGGGACGATGATCTGCTCCCATGCCTTTAATTCCCAGCCTTTCAGGGTGTGCGCTTCGCCGGATTGATCGAAGAGGGTCACTTTATGCTTCCCGATCGACTTGATGCGCGAGCGGTCTTTGACGATGCCCAGAAGCAACTGCTTTGACTTTTCCAGCTCCCTCGCAGGCGGGATGACCACAAGTATCGCGATGTTGACCGAGATGAGACCGACGAGTCCAAAAGCGAGTATACTGAAGATGGCACTTACGGTTAAGGCATACACCAGCCAGGCGGCGCCGAGCGAAGCGGCCCCAAGCAAAGTGGCCGCCAGGGCAACGCGCCGGGCAGAGTGGGTTTTGAGAAAACGATCAAGCGTTTTTTCGAGTTGCCTATCGGTATTTTTGGACATCCGAGATAAACATATAAGTATAGATTCCCAATATTGTCCGCCAAAAATCCCTGAAATGTGGGGTTTTAGAAACTCTTTACAAAAGAACCGTGCGGCATGTGCGCCTACTAAAAAGCCCACGGTTCACGGACCTGGGCTTTCATTACGACTATCCCGGTAAAATTAGCGGTGGCGACGCACTAAGCGACAGGCCAGCATGAATAGCGTACCAAAGAGCGCTAAGCGAGGTTCCGGTACTGATTCCAGTACGATGGAGTCGCCGTCGTTGAGGTTGTAGATTGTATCAAATGCCACACCAGGATCCAAATTAAGGGTTTCATAGCTAACATCAGGTAGGTATTACTCACGATTAACGATCAGGTTGGCTGTGTTGCCCGCTATGAGTACGTCAGTAGACGGACCATCTATGTTGCTGGCTTCCACTCTCCATGTGAAAATGACGTTATCCGTAGCATCAATTGTACTCACTGCTGCAGACCCGAGTTCCGGCAGTGTGGCAAATGAGCTACTAAGTAGAAACGCAAAATCACCACCACGTGTCGCCTGGTATACACGAGAATCCACAGAACCACCTTCACCAATTAAAAATCGGCTGACCTCCTCCCCGCGACGGTTTCTGTAAAAGTAGCTATAATTCAAAGTCCCATCATCGGCGGAAAACTGGGTGTAACCACCGGTTTACAGTAAATTGCCGGAGGCGGTTCCTTCGAACTTAAAGTTTAATCC encodes the following:
- a CDS encoding sulfatase-like hydrolase/transferase → MKLKEMLLCLLVALPLMACAAGQKPNVVIIYLDDAGYADFHPFGTPPYPTPHVEALAEQGLQLTQFYVPTAVCSSSRSSLLSGCYAGRHRVFGAHGPGGRGLNPKFTTIAEMLKAEGYATAHYGKWHCGDRPETRPMARGFDSSAGLMISNDMWRFNPVWATRVGKGPLPYWEDGKIAIEDVTPHDQKFLTKWATDSAVKFIRKQKERPFFLYVAHSMPHVPLYCSDAFLGKSGAGLYGDVMMEIDWSVGQINQALKDAGVARETIVIFSSDNGPWDEFGNHAGKTPFREHKGTSFDGGTRSPTIIKYPAGLESGLVIDRPLLTIDVLPTLAYLTGASLPDHEIDGKNVWPVLAGDEDTPHPHEYYVFEYGGRLEAVLSPDGRWKMHLPHPYRHVLEAGNDGLRGTTTTRRIGWALFDLAEDPYETTNVMERHPEIVERLKAYADDHLAKFYQDK
- a CDS encoding Na+/H+ antiporter NhaC family protein; protein product: MRVPRYRFFFLAGSVLVSMPGMTGVGQQSKRFAAGWYVVIGILLFSLLLAGEGYPWLVLWPSGVALVIVFLLRRAFAGLLLGAVSGALLLAGGDVLEALRIAVVDLFLPIFQSDWKLSAILFTLILGGFVALVEAGGGLFGLLHLALRRSGESRVGVQLSIVGFGLLVFFDGLANTMLIGRLMRSVSDRFGISRVKLAYLSDVTGSAVACVAFISTWIAFQLSMIREGYAEVGLEVSAYALFFKSLPANFYCWFALITVLVCILRDFNPGPMGAYEREAAGKPKREITSDESDDNHVSHWGIAVVPILVLALSIPIMSYLIGAESWWPVNLLKFAQAYAAAESHVPQIMVASCLLAAVVAGITYALAHSRRADARIVKKGAFRVFLSGVRDISGPVCILLAAWMLGRAIAELGAADLIAGLLSGNFPPAFFPLAVFLTGAIISFTTGTSWGTMAVLMPLAIPVVFSLAGGPVDYTTTEPLVVASIAAVFSGAVFGDHCSPFSDTTIVASIASGVEPVDHVRTQLPFALLAALVAGIVGFLPLGFGVSPFLSLSAGAVLLFIIPCFFSRRLASRGEF
- a CDS encoding Dabb family protein, which produces MKQFLLSALLFAFIFPASGYADPAESNEFDPTFTHVVYFWLKNPKSESDRAKFEAAVKQFMQDSKYAKTRFVGIAPKATRDVVDDSFTYSLILSFESAEAQEKYQTESAHVVFVEACKDLWEKVIVYDSVPLPKTGV
- a CDS encoding zinc-binding alcohol dehydrogenase family protein; protein product: MKAIGYRKTGPISAPDSLIELEAEKPDLGPRDLLVEVRGISVNPVDVKVRTRPQMGPAEGESKVIGYDAAGIVRETGSEVSLFHVGDEVFYAGDITRQGTNAEFHAVDERIVGNKPRSLGFAEAAGMPLTAITAWELLFDSLGLSEGGGTDEALLIIGAAGGVGSILTQLAQKLTDLKVVATASRPETVEWVKKMGADHVINHHESLTEQMQKLGTVPRYVASLNGSEDHFDAIVELIQPRGHIALIDDPKTLNIHAIKPKSLSFSWEYMFARPMHQTPDMEKQHELLNRVSSLLDEGRLVSTVTKNLGQLNVENLKTAHTEQESGRVIGKNVLDGFFS
- a CDS encoding DNA-3-methyladenine glycosylase; the encoded protein is MSSLTPEFFQSDPVDCARDLIGCHLGWGDCSGRIVETEAYHAIGDEACHTFMRPSTRQFVDEHKAGDAYVYLNYGVHWLFNIVVKGPEGDGFVLLRALEPVQGIKAMRQRRGNFPDKLLMAGPGRLTQAMGIGGEHHGRSFLECGLGQLEAGSASAVVSGPRIGISKATELNWRFGDSGSNCLSRKFPSVS